From one Haloterrigena gelatinilytica genomic stretch:
- a CDS encoding APC family permease: MAEHNSEFERILTKKDLFVLAFGAMIGWGWIIQTGFWIDEAGVSGSVLGFVAGAIMVSVVGLIYGELASAMPFVGGEHVYSFRALGPLWSFVCTWSLVLGYVGVVVFEVVALPSAMAYIVPGFNVFELWTVAGEPVYASWIVVGGLGAIVMTALNYRGVKPAAQFQTLLTLVIGLAGVMLVVGALFNGQSQANPPLSSVGTAGVATVAIMTPFMFVGFDVIPQSAEEADVSPRLIGLLIPASVSLAALFYIGVIWASGQAMPGAELVESPLPAAAAMEAIFDSQLIGRIMALAGIAGILTSWNSFLLGASRAVFALSDSGMIPRRISSLHPEYNTPSTAVVLIGGLSIFAPLFGEQMLVWIVNASGLGLVVAWFLVVISFFVLRYREPELNRPLELPFGYAFGAAGLVLTAVFIGLYLPGGPSALVWPYEWAIVLLWAVLGAVLYGVSSTDSDLELADLKTEELE; this comes from the coding sequence ATGGCAGAACACAACAGTGAGTTCGAGCGGATCTTGACGAAGAAAGATCTTTTCGTGCTCGCGTTCGGCGCGATGATCGGTTGGGGATGGATCATTCAGACGGGGTTCTGGATCGACGAGGCGGGCGTGTCCGGTTCGGTGCTCGGCTTCGTCGCGGGCGCGATCATGGTCAGTGTCGTCGGACTGATCTACGGAGAGCTCGCTTCGGCGATGCCGTTCGTCGGCGGCGAACACGTGTACAGTTTCCGCGCGCTCGGCCCGCTCTGGTCGTTCGTATGCACGTGGTCGCTCGTCCTCGGCTACGTCGGCGTGGTCGTCTTCGAAGTCGTCGCGCTCCCCTCGGCGATGGCGTACATCGTACCCGGATTCAACGTCTTCGAGCTCTGGACGGTCGCCGGCGAACCCGTGTACGCGTCGTGGATCGTCGTCGGGGGCCTCGGTGCGATCGTGATGACCGCACTCAATTACCGGGGCGTCAAACCGGCGGCACAGTTCCAGACGCTGCTGACGCTCGTCATCGGCCTTGCGGGAGTCATGCTCGTCGTCGGGGCCCTGTTCAACGGCCAGTCACAGGCGAACCCGCCGCTGTCGTCCGTCGGAACGGCCGGCGTCGCCACGGTCGCGATCATGACGCCGTTCATGTTCGTCGGCTTCGACGTCATTCCGCAGTCCGCCGAGGAGGCCGACGTCTCGCCGCGTCTCATCGGGCTCCTCATTCCGGCGTCGGTAAGTCTGGCCGCGCTGTTTTACATCGGCGTGATCTGGGCGTCCGGCCAGGCGATGCCCGGCGCCGAACTCGTCGAGAGCCCGCTGCCGGCCGCCGCGGCCATGGAAGCGATTTTCGACAGTCAGCTGATCGGCCGTATCATGGCGCTGGCCGGTATCGCGGGCATCCTGACGAGCTGGAACTCCTTCCTCCTCGGTGCCAGCCGCGCCGTCTTCGCGCTCTCGGACTCCGGGATGATTCCGCGACGGATCAGCTCGCTCCATCCGGAGTACAACACCCCGTCGACGGCCGTCGTCCTCATCGGCGGACTCTCGATCTTCGCGCCGCTGTTCGGCGAACAGATGCTGGTCTGGATCGTCAACGCGAGCGGCCTCGGACTCGTCGTCGCGTGGTTCCTCGTCGTCATCTCGTTCTTCGTCCTCCGCTACCGGGAGCCCGAACTGAACCGACCGCTGGAGCTCCCGTTCGGCTACGCGTTCGGCGCCGCGGGACTGGTCCTGACGGCCGTGTTCATCGGCCTCTACCTCCCGGGCGGTCCGTCGGCGCTCGTCTGGCCCTACGAGTGGGCGATCGTCCTCCTCTGGGCGGTACTCGGCGCGGTGCTGTACGGGGTCTCGTCGACGGACTCGGACCTCGAGCTGGCGGACCTGAAAACGGAAGAACTCGAGTAG